The following proteins are co-located in the Candidatus Hydrogenedentota bacterium genome:
- a CDS encoding glycoside hydrolase family 127 protein, which yields MSGCLQCVVLSGIILAAMNVPAAAVDAKPAARNTGPAAGVMTPIGLDRVKAGGELGRRIDITVNNNLLALDTENAFLVPFRQRNQASGYIGLGKLIDATVRFAAYTGDPKVLALKNRLVSEAIKTQEPDGYIGILVPESRLWGVYDIHEMSYLVLGLTNDYKYFGEQSSLVAARKLADFIIARWSAEPSRIPGPTGQRPNMYGVTTGLDGALLTLFEQTNDQRYLDFCTRFEQYKLGEWNSTIKMDEPNKPYNMDDERHCYIFMALCVAQLQLYNIQPDPRLLQQAQQALDFLTRRDGLLISGSCSLNEAWHDSQVGSGNVSESCATAYLTRLMDRMLRLTGESRFGNIMERAVYNALFAAQSPDGRSLRYFCALEGNRTYFERDTFCCPNNFRRIMAELPGMIYYCSNDGIAVNLYTASTATIARDNGRSVTIQQETDYPASGLVKIVVTPSQEMEFALRLRIPAWCPKAKVAVNSETPVEVSPGQVFYEIRRVWKPADSITLDMPMPWRLVRGRKSLEGRAALMRGPLVYCIGTANNSELLQKYERPGELVLDPASLGAPVSDPSFRPGGLKVLAKAWPPEAGATGAAQLDVVLTEFIDPSGITTYFRLPDLATAVDDELINKTTGQ from the coding sequence ATGAGCGGTTGTCTTCAGTGCGTCGTCTTGAGTGGGATTATTCTGGCTGCGATGAATGTCCCGGCTGCCGCCGTGGACGCAAAGCCTGCGGCGCGCAATACGGGACCCGCGGCGGGCGTCATGACGCCCATCGGTCTGGACCGGGTAAAGGCGGGAGGGGAGCTCGGACGGCGTATCGATATCACCGTCAACAACAACCTGCTGGCACTGGACACCGAAAACGCGTTCCTTGTTCCGTTTCGTCAACGGAACCAAGCTTCTGGATATATCGGACTGGGCAAGCTGATTGATGCCACGGTGCGGTTTGCCGCCTATACCGGGGACCCAAAGGTGCTGGCATTGAAGAACCGTCTTGTCTCGGAGGCGATCAAAACTCAGGAGCCTGACGGATACATCGGCATCCTTGTCCCGGAAAGCCGCCTGTGGGGCGTGTACGATATCCATGAGATGTCCTACCTCGTGTTGGGCTTGACCAACGACTACAAGTATTTTGGCGAGCAATCATCGCTTGTGGCAGCCCGGAAACTGGCCGATTTCATCATCGCGCGCTGGTCTGCCGAGCCGTCTCGAATCCCCGGACCGACCGGACAACGCCCCAACATGTACGGCGTAACCACGGGGCTTGACGGCGCCTTGCTGACGCTTTTCGAGCAGACGAACGATCAACGGTATCTGGATTTCTGCACCAGGTTCGAGCAGTACAAGTTGGGGGAATGGAATTCAACCATCAAGATGGACGAGCCCAACAAACCGTACAACATGGACGACGAACGGCACTGCTATATCTTCATGGCCCTGTGCGTGGCACAGTTGCAGTTGTACAACATTCAGCCTGACCCGCGGCTTTTGCAGCAGGCACAACAGGCCCTGGATTTCCTGACCCGGCGGGACGGATTGCTGATTTCGGGCTCGTGCAGTCTGAACGAGGCATGGCACGACAGCCAGGTGGGCAGCGGAAATGTGAGTGAAAGCTGCGCCACAGCCTACCTGACACGATTGATGGATCGCATGCTTCGGCTGACGGGCGAATCACGGTTCGGCAACATCATGGAACGGGCCGTCTACAATGCGTTGTTCGCCGCGCAATCCCCCGACGGCAGAAGCCTGCGCTATTTCTGCGCTCTCGAGGGCAACCGCACCTATTTCGAGCGCGACACGTTCTGTTGCCCCAATAATTTCCGGCGGATCATGGCTGAATTGCCCGGCATGATCTACTACTGCTCGAACGATGGCATCGCCGTGAACCTTTATACCGCATCCACGGCAACCATCGCTCGGGACAATGGCCGTAGTGTCACGATTCAACAAGAAACGGACTACCCCGCCTCGGGACTGGTCAAGATTGTCGTCACGCCGTCCCAAGAGATGGAGTTCGCCCTCAGGTTGCGCATTCCGGCCTGGTGCCCGAAAGCTAAGGTGGCCGTCAACAGCGAGACGCCTGTCGAAGTTTCCCCCGGCCAGGTTTTCTACGAAATCCGCCGTGTCTGGAAGCCGGCGGACTCCATTACGCTCGATATGCCTATGCCGTGGCGCTTGGTCCGCGGACGCAAATCGCTCGAGGGCCGGGCCGCGTTGATGCGCGGTCCTCTGGTCTACTGTATCGGGACCGCCAACAACTCAGAGTTGCTGCAGAAGTATGAGAGGCCCGGCGAACTCGTCCTGGACCCCGCGTCACTGGGCGCGCCGGTCTCCGACCCATCCTTCCGCCCCGGCGGGCTCAAAGTCCTGGCAAAGGCATGGCCGCCGGAAGCCGGGGCAACCGGGGCCGCGCAGCTCGACGTCGTGTTGACCGAGTTCATCGATCCCAGTGGCA